Proteins encoded by one window of Bauldia sp.:
- a CDS encoding BolA family transcriptional regulator: MAMNAGDIEALIKAALPDATVTIRDLAGDGDHYAAEVVSATFRGKTRVQQHKLVYDALRGNMGGALHALALQTSVPQDG, translated from the coding sequence ATGGCGATGAACGCCGGCGATATCGAGGCCCTGATCAAGGCGGCGCTGCCCGACGCTACGGTGACCATCCGCGACCTCGCCGGCGACGGCGATCACTATGCCGCCGAGGTCGTGTCGGCGACGTTCCGCGGCAAGACGCGCGTCCAGCAGCACAAGCTGGTCTACGACGCGCTCCGCGGCAACATGGGCGGGGCGCTGCACGCGCTCGCCCTCCAGACCAGCGTGCCGCAGGACGGCTAG
- the chrA gene encoding chromate efflux transporter, producing MSAGPTFREATAVWAKIGLLGFGGPAGQIALMHRMVVEERKWVSEARFLHALNFCMLLPGPEAQQLATYIGWLLHGTRGGIVAGTLFILPGLALILGLSTLYAVFNDAAWLASLFFGLKAAVLAIVIDAVVRIGRRALKGGVAVSLAALAFVGIFAFHVPFPVIVLGAGLIGVAVPRFFFLADVDDTEADAVAPPTAARSLRVVAVWGALWAAPVIIVGVGFGWGSLYAGLGGFFSQMAVVTFGGAYAVLAYVGQVAVSSYHWLQPGQMLDGLALAETTPGPLLLVLTFIGFIAAYAAPGVLPPLAGGFLGALLVTWVTFVPSFLWIFLGAPYIERVRGNRTVAAGLAAITAAVVGVILNLAVFLALHVLFWQVGELAWGLFRPAWPLFSSLDPEALALAVIAAVALFRLRLGILPILGVCGVLGLLIRLI from the coding sequence ATGAGCGCAGGGCCGACGTTCCGCGAAGCGACGGCGGTCTGGGCGAAGATCGGGCTGCTCGGCTTCGGCGGCCCGGCCGGGCAGATCGCGCTCATGCACCGGATGGTGGTCGAGGAGCGCAAGTGGGTCTCCGAGGCGCGCTTCCTGCACGCGCTCAACTTCTGCATGCTGCTGCCGGGACCCGAGGCGCAGCAACTCGCCACCTACATCGGCTGGCTGCTGCACGGGACGCGCGGCGGCATCGTCGCCGGCACGCTGTTCATCCTGCCCGGCCTCGCGCTGATACTCGGGCTCTCGACGCTCTACGCCGTGTTCAACGATGCGGCCTGGCTCGCCAGCCTGTTTTTCGGGCTGAAGGCGGCGGTGCTGGCCATCGTCATCGATGCGGTTGTCCGCATCGGCCGGCGCGCGCTGAAGGGCGGCGTCGCAGTGTCGCTCGCCGCTCTCGCCTTCGTCGGCATCTTCGCGTTCCACGTTCCGTTTCCGGTGATCGTGCTTGGGGCGGGGTTGATCGGCGTTGCGGTGCCGCGCTTCTTCTTCTTGGCCGACGTTGACGATACGGAAGCCGACGCCGTCGCGCCGCCGACGGCCGCGCGATCGCTGCGCGTCGTTGCCGTGTGGGGCGCGCTGTGGGCAGCGCCCGTCATTATCGTCGGCGTCGGGTTCGGGTGGGGCAGCCTCTACGCCGGGCTCGGCGGCTTCTTCAGCCAGATGGCGGTGGTCACCTTCGGCGGCGCCTACGCGGTGCTCGCCTACGTCGGGCAGGTGGCGGTGTCGTCGTATCACTGGCTGCAGCCGGGGCAGATGCTCGACGGGCTGGCGCTCGCCGAGACGACGCCCGGGCCGCTGCTGCTGGTGCTCACCTTCATCGGCTTCATCGCCGCCTACGCCGCGCCGGGCGTACTGCCGCCGCTCGCCGGCGGCTTCCTCGGCGCGCTGCTGGTGACGTGGGTGACGTTCGTCCCGTCCTTCCTCTGGATATTCCTCGGCGCGCCGTACATCGAGCGCGTGCGCGGCAACCGCACTGTGGCCGCGGGCCTTGCCGCCATCACCGCGGCGGTGGTCGGCGTTATCCTCAACCTCGCGGTGTTCCTCGCGCTGCACGTCCTTTTCTGGCAGGTCGGCGAGCTTGCGTGGGGTCTGTTCCGCCCCGCCTGGCCGTTATTCTCGAGCCTCGACCCGGAGGCCCTGGCGCTGGCCGTGATCGCGGCGGTGGCGCTATTCCGCCTGCGTCTCGGCATCCTGCCGATTCTGGGTGTTTGCGGCGTCCTTGGCCTGCTGATCCGGCTGATTTGA
- a CDS encoding LuxR family transcriptional regulator → MATNRTNEILAFIARAADDSDVPALIEDFRRVIRLFGFDCSSGGNWVGLGKQRHYRFFFNDWPQDWLDYYNEHGFFQRDFIVAESRRRMAPFTWSEVDPSIFSSAVAKEFFAASTAHGWIDGFVVPIRGTGAYEGIVSLAAKQKLDLAAVDRGLLETACRVLNERCRTTIGLGDTPQPLPQLTEREIESLQWVSLGKTDWEIGELMGVTKATAHFHIEQAKRKLGVTSRVQAVALLLLHGVL, encoded by the coding sequence GTGGCGACGAACCGCACCAACGAGATTCTGGCGTTCATCGCGCGGGCAGCGGACGATTCCGACGTGCCGGCGCTGATCGAGGATTTCCGCCGGGTCATCCGTCTGTTCGGCTTCGATTGCTCCTCCGGCGGTAACTGGGTCGGCCTCGGCAAGCAGCGCCACTACCGCTTCTTCTTCAACGACTGGCCGCAGGACTGGCTCGACTATTACAACGAGCACGGCTTCTTCCAGCGCGACTTCATCGTGGCCGAGTCGCGCCGGCGCATGGCGCCGTTCACGTGGAGCGAGGTCGATCCGTCGATCTTTTCCAGCGCCGTTGCCAAGGAATTCTTTGCCGCCAGTACCGCGCACGGCTGGATCGATGGCTTCGTGGTCCCGATCCGCGGCACCGGCGCCTACGAAGGCATCGTCAGCCTGGCGGCGAAGCAGAAGCTCGACCTCGCCGCGGTCGATCGCGGGCTGCTCGAGACCGCCTGCCGCGTACTCAACGAGCGTTGTCGCACGACCATCGGCCTCGGCGACACGCCGCAGCCGCTGCCGCAACTCACGGAGCGCGAGATCGAAAGCCTGCAGTGGGTGTCGCTCGGCAAGACCGACTGGGAGATCGGCGAACTGATGGGCGTCACGAAGGCGACGGCGCATTTTCACATCGAGCAGGCGAAGCGCAAGCTCGGAGTCACGTCGCGCGTGCAGGCGGTGGCGCTGCTGCTACTTCATGGTGTGTTGTAG
- the grxD gene encoding Grx4 family monothiol glutaredoxin: MSDIKAWIDNEVKSNDVVLFMKGTPTFPQCGFSSQVVQILDYLGLDYKGVNVLENADIRQGIKEYSNWPTIPQLYVKGEFVGGCDIVREMFQEGELAPLLTEKGIAVAAGAATPAE, translated from the coding sequence ATGAGCGACATCAAGGCCTGGATCGACAACGAAGTTAAGAGCAACGACGTGGTGCTCTTCATGAAGGGCACGCCGACGTTCCCGCAATGCGGGTTCTCGAGCCAGGTGGTGCAGATCCTCGACTACCTCGGCCTCGACTATAAGGGCGTCAACGTCCTTGAGAACGCCGACATCCGCCAGGGCATCAAGGAATATTCCAACTGGCCGACGATCCCCCAGCTCTACGTCAAGGGCGAGTTCGTCGGCGGCTGCGACATCGTCCGCGAGATGTTCCAGGAAGGCGAGCTGGCCCCGCTTCTGACGGAGAAGGGCATCGCGGTCGCCGCCGGCGCGGCAACCCCGGCCGAATAG
- a CDS encoding MFS transporter: MAFFGNDAINRVNLHSGIQALAQGSGGIFFLVFLLRAGVSVPHALVAQAAILGGRFVLRPAILPLAKRWGLKPLLIAGTLGLAVQYPLLAEVDGVGPQLVLLLCVVSVAEILYWPAYNAAFAALGDAEHRGHQIAAREAVVAVVGVVAPLIGAWALVTGGPRIAFAAVGVIQAIAVLPLIGIPNVAVKQEAPGALRAARLGVMLTAFDGWFDAFYIIIWQIALFVSLGESFAAYGGAMAVAGLVGGACGLFLGRIIDAGHGRRAVAIAFSVAAALVAFRSASLPVPWVAVLANALGAVLWPLLLPALGTATYNLAKAAPCTLRFNIVLEAGWDVGCASACLITAALVATGVPLAWSILLALPGLAFGARLLWRYFPAASAAA, translated from the coding sequence ATGGCGTTCTTCGGGAATGACGCGATCAATCGCGTCAATCTGCATTCCGGCATCCAGGCTCTGGCCCAGGGTTCCGGCGGCATCTTTTTCCTCGTTTTCCTGCTCCGTGCCGGGGTTTCGGTGCCGCATGCGCTGGTCGCGCAGGCAGCGATCCTCGGCGGGCGATTCGTGCTGCGGCCCGCGATCCTGCCGCTCGCCAAGCGCTGGGGGCTGAAGCCGCTGCTCATCGCCGGCACGCTCGGCCTTGCCGTGCAGTATCCGCTGCTCGCCGAGGTCGATGGCGTCGGGCCGCAGCTCGTACTGCTCCTCTGCGTCGTGTCGGTGGCGGAGATCCTGTACTGGCCGGCCTACAACGCGGCCTTCGCGGCGCTGGGCGATGCCGAGCACCGCGGCCACCAGATCGCCGCCCGCGAAGCAGTCGTGGCCGTGGTCGGCGTCGTCGCTCCTCTCATCGGCGCGTGGGCGCTGGTGACCGGTGGCCCACGCATCGCCTTCGCCGCGGTCGGCGTGATCCAGGCGATCGCGGTCCTGCCGCTCATCGGCATCCCCAACGTCGCGGTCAAGCAGGAGGCGCCGGGCGCGCTCCGGGCCGCCCGTCTCGGCGTGATGCTGACCGCGTTCGACGGCTGGTTCGACGCCTTCTACATCATCATCTGGCAGATCGCGCTGTTCGTCTCGCTCGGCGAAAGCTTCGCCGCTTACGGCGGCGCGATGGCGGTTGCCGGTCTGGTTGGCGGTGCGTGCGGCCTCTTCCTCGGCCGCATCATCGACGCCGGTCACGGCCGGCGCGCGGTGGCGATCGCGTTTTCGGTCGCGGCGGCGCTGGTCGCCTTCCGCTCCGCCAGCCTGCCGGTGCCGTGGGTCGCTGTGCTCGCCAATGCGCTAGGCGCCGTGTTGTGGCCACTGCTCCTGCCGGCGCTCGGCACTGCGACCTACAATCTCGCCAAGGCGGCGCCGTGCACGCTGCGCTTCAACATCGTGCTGGAGGCGGGATGGGACGTTGGCTGCGCCTCGGCCTGCCTGATCACGGCGGCCCTCGTCGCGACAGGCGTGCCGCTGGCGTGGTCGATCCTCTTGGCGCTGCCGGGCCTCGCGTTCGGGGCGCGGCTGCTGTGGCGCTACTTCCCGGCGGCCAGCGCCGCCGCCTAG
- the purL gene encoding phosphoribosylformylglycinamidine synthase subunit PurL, with protein sequence MNAAARITPTVIAAHGLKPDEYDRILQLVGREPSLTELGIFSAMWNEHCSYKSSKRWLRTLPTTGPRVICGPGENAGVVDIGDGLAVIFKMESHNHPSFIEPYQGAATGVGGILRDVFTMGARPVAALNALRFGAPEHPRTRHLVSGVVAGVGGYGNSFGVPTVGGEVNFHRGYNGNILVNAFAAGIAKTDAIFYSKASGVGLPVVYLGSKTGRDGIHGASMASAEFDDASEEKRPTVQVGDPFSEKLLLEACLELMTTGAVVAIQDMGAAGLTCSAVEMGAKGDLGIELDLDKVPTREAGMTAYEMMLSESQERMLMVLHPEKQAEAEAVFRKWGLDFAVVGHTTDDLRFRVIHKGKVEADLPIKDLGDQAPEYDRPHVAKARPAPLGRGLKSTDIGADLLRILGSPDMSSRRWVWEQYDTLIRGDTIERPGGDAGVVRIAGRKGLAFSVDVTPRYCAADPFEGGKQAVAECWRNLTAVGALPLAVTDNLNFGNPEKPEIMGELVDAIRGISEACTALAFPVVSGNVSLYNETNGAAIPPTPAIGGVGLVDDVTKVATIAFKAAGECVLCVGAPAAWGTHLGQSIWLREILGREDGLPPSVDLAHEKRAGDFVRGLIRDGIATAVHDVSDGGIAVALAEMAMASGIGVTTTELNDVEPAETFFGEDQSRYLVAIRRDDLDRVYEMAEAAGLFAPWIGTTGGADVKLGEADAIPVAKLRAAHENWFPAFMAGG encoded by the coding sequence ATGAACGCCGCCGCCCGCATCACGCCGACCGTCATCGCCGCGCACGGCCTGAAGCCGGACGAGTACGATCGCATCCTGCAGCTTGTCGGGCGCGAGCCGTCGCTGACCGAGCTCGGCATTTTCTCGGCGATGTGGAACGAGCACTGTTCGTACAAGTCGTCCAAGCGCTGGCTGCGCACGCTGCCGACGACGGGGCCGCGCGTCATCTGCGGGCCCGGAGAGAACGCCGGCGTGGTCGACATCGGCGATGGCCTCGCCGTCATCTTCAAGATGGAGAGCCACAACCACCCGTCGTTCATCGAGCCGTATCAGGGCGCCGCGACGGGCGTCGGCGGCATCCTGCGCGATGTCTTCACTATGGGCGCGCGCCCGGTCGCGGCGCTGAACGCGCTCCGCTTTGGCGCGCCGGAGCATCCGCGCACGCGCCATCTGGTGTCGGGCGTGGTCGCCGGCGTCGGCGGCTACGGCAACTCGTTCGGCGTGCCGACCGTCGGCGGCGAGGTCAATTTCCACCGCGGCTACAACGGTAACATCCTGGTCAATGCCTTCGCGGCCGGCATCGCGAAGACGGATGCGATCTTCTATTCCAAGGCTTCGGGCGTCGGCCTGCCGGTCGTCTACCTCGGCTCCAAGACCGGTCGCGACGGCATCCACGGCGCCTCGATGGCCTCGGCCGAATTCGACGATGCATCGGAGGAGAAGCGGCCGACGGTGCAGGTCGGCGATCCCTTCTCCGAGAAACTGCTGCTCGAGGCCTGCCTCGAACTGATGACCACCGGCGCGGTGGTCGCGATCCAGGACATGGGCGCCGCCGGCCTCACGTGCTCGGCGGTGGAGATGGGCGCCAAGGGCGACCTCGGCATCGAGCTCGATCTCGACAAGGTGCCGACGCGCGAAGCGGGCATGACGGCTTACGAGATGATGCTGTCGGAGAGCCAGGAGCGCATGCTGATGGTGCTCCATCCCGAAAAGCAGGCGGAGGCCGAGGCAGTCTTCCGCAAATGGGGGCTGGATTTCGCCGTCGTCGGCCACACCACCGACGATCTCCGCTTCCGCGTCATCCACAAGGGCAAGGTCGAGGCCGACCTGCCGATCAAGGACCTCGGCGACCAGGCGCCGGAATACGACCGGCCGCATGTCGCCAAGGCGCGCCCTGCCCCGCTCGGCCGTGGCCTGAAGTCGACAGACATCGGCGCCGATCTGCTGCGCATTCTCGGCTCGCCCGACATGAGCTCGCGCCGCTGGGTGTGGGAGCAGTACGACACGCTGATCCGCGGCGACACCATCGAGCGGCCGGGCGGCGACGCCGGGGTGGTTCGCATCGCCGGCAGAAAGGGCCTCGCATTCTCGGTCGATGTGACGCCGCGCTATTGCGCTGCCGATCCGTTCGAGGGCGGCAAGCAGGCGGTCGCCGAATGCTGGCGCAACCTCACCGCCGTCGGCGCCCTGCCGCTGGCGGTCACCGACAACCTCAACTTCGGCAATCCCGAGAAGCCGGAGATCATGGGCGAGCTGGTCGACGCCATCCGCGGCATTTCGGAGGCCTGCACCGCCCTCGCCTTCCCGGTCGTATCGGGCAACGTCTCGCTCTACAACGAGACCAACGGCGCCGCGATCCCGCCGACGCCGGCGATCGGCGGCGTCGGGCTGGTCGACGACGTGACGAAGGTCGCGACCATCGCCTTCAAGGCCGCCGGCGAATGCGTGCTGTGCGTCGGCGCGCCGGCCGCATGGGGCACGCATCTCGGCCAGTCGATCTGGCTGCGCGAAATTCTTGGCCGCGAGGATGGGCTGCCGCCTTCCGTCGATCTGGCGCATGAAAAGCGCGCCGGCGATTTCGTCCGCGGCTTGATCCGCGACGGCATCGCCACCGCCGTGCACGATGTCTCCGATGGCGGCATCGCGGTGGCGCTGGCAGAGATGGCGATGGCGTCGGGCATCGGCGTCACCACGACCGAACTGAACGACGTCGAGCCCGCCGAGACATTCTTCGGCGAGGACCAGAGCCGCTACCTCGTCGCCATCCGCCGCGACGACCTCGACCGCGTATACGAGATGGCCGAGGCGGCCGGCCTGTTTGCGCCGTGGATCGGCACCACCGGCGGCGCCGACGTGAAACTCGGCGAGGCTGACGCGATCCCGGTTGCAAAGCTGCGCGCCGCGCATGAAAATTGGTTCCCGGCTTTCATGGCCGGCGGCTGA
- a CDS encoding dihydrodipicolinate reductase C-terminal domain-containing protein, whose amino-acid sequence MTIRVVVAGATGWTGSELVKAIAKADDLMLAAGVARKGEGMVPTLEAALAAPSDVVVDYTHPGVVKAHTLLALSKGRHVVIGTSGLTAGDYREIDAAAKKAGKGVIAAGNYSITATLLTRFAVEAAKYIPDVEVIDYASAKKPDVPSGTTQELAERIAAVRGKGSSVPVGDILGPKEARGAAIGEGKPVQLHSLRLPSYVIAVEAIFGAPDERLTIRHDAGSSAAPYVAGTLLAVRKVVGLVGLTRGLDTLI is encoded by the coding sequence AAGGCTGACGACCTGATGCTCGCCGCAGGCGTCGCGCGGAAGGGCGAGGGCATGGTGCCGACGCTGGAGGCGGCGCTCGCGGCGCCCTCCGACGTCGTCGTCGACTACACGCACCCGGGCGTCGTGAAGGCGCACACGCTGCTGGCGCTGTCGAAGGGCCGGCACGTCGTCATCGGCACGTCGGGCCTCACCGCCGGCGACTATCGCGAGATTGACGCGGCAGCGAAAAAGGCCGGCAAGGGCGTAATCGCCGCCGGCAACTATTCCATCACCGCGACGCTGCTGACGCGCTTCGCCGTCGAGGCGGCGAAATACATCCCGGACGTCGAGGTGATCGACTACGCCTCGGCCAAGAAGCCGGACGTGCCCTCGGGCACGACGCAGGAGCTCGCCGAGCGCATAGCCGCCGTTCGCGGCAAGGGATCGTCGGTGCCGGTCGGCGACATCCTCGGTCCGAAGGAGGCGCGGGGCGCGGCGATCGGCGAGGGCAAGCCGGTGCAGCTTCATTCGCTTCGCCTGCCGTCGTACGTCATCGCGGTCGAGGCGATATTCGGCGCGCCCGACGAGCGGCTGACCATCCGCCATGACGCGGGTTCGTCGGCGGCGCCCTACGTCGCCGGGACGTTGCTCGCGGTGCGTAAGGTGGTCGGGCTGGTCGGGCTCACGCGGGGCTTAGACACGCTGATCTGA
- a CDS encoding autotransporter domain-containing protein: MAGFWVLAAGGVASAACDSTSPASNTTANCTGAESTGVIASGSSNVIVNVQPAASITPASGPSIWLGADADIRILGTSTVGNNASADDTNAVLIGNSSTVTVNGTIQAKRGIAGPTQGTGSPGFANADITIAQGGKIIYNGAEGTSRALDGRAGNNVYKISGELDATATAGGELIAVGNNDNITLNATGVLKTLSSGAGAIRYSTATNVTVTTAAGSLIETHGVGANSILVGSGAHLELSGAIRSYGDTGSSGAFGGLGVDVGVGSYVWLKSTGSIITGNNSGLGNKGDGARGITTYVSGTASNSTIIVDGKVDTSGQFNAHGIFAGTGDNITIGATGTVTVRNSGSYAILVRATTTDANHHVTLDIAGRVEQLSTTQALRMQADQGPDLNADVTIEQGGTLYAAANLAYSQPDGLGSYGAVIDNLVVKGTIQRGNSGKAIDLNDGADTITLFPTYSIIGGVDGGSASAGSDPQVDTFAFDGAADTNGTFDFGAIAVTNFEAGAKKGAGHWTLTGTAGTAINGSFAVDAGLLSVNGTMNSTDFVVAANGTLGGSGTIKSFAGAGKIAPGNSIGTLTTGTATFSAGQTYEVELDDVDNHSDRVVATTVTINPTAMVSVLVTPGTYADTNTYLIVDATGGTLTGTFANVVDNSAFVNFTLDYTHDKQVWLKTSIVAALPDVAETPNQIAAAGGIDEQGPSTALFDAILPLGADAARNAFDLSSGEIHATLEDIVLDDTRFIREAVLQRLNDAFGPGSEASGGADPARPRLALWAQGFGSSGSGTGDGNAAGYSRSIGGLVAGVDGGEPGAWRAGAAVSYQRASLSVPDRASSATADSFAVAAYGGVENGAVALRFGGAASSGTIDTVRNDTFGGFSEVLTARYGARTGQLFAEAAYRAKFGNVAVEPFAGVARVAVDTDAFTEAGGAAALTAASEHHVMTIASFGARFAAPLPATHGRLTALVAWQHRFGDTTPTASLAFAGGSAFTVAGVPRQRDSLRIEAGMEWDIGRRSTLSLAYSGQIASGASDHGAKARFAIRF; encoded by the coding sequence TTGGCTGGGTTCTGGGTCTTGGCGGCCGGCGGGGTAGCGAGTGCCGCCTGCGATTCAACGAGCCCGGCATCCAACACCACGGCGAATTGCACCGGCGCGGAGAGCACGGGGGTAATTGCTTCCGGAAGCTCCAACGTCATCGTCAACGTCCAGCCTGCCGCGTCGATCACGCCGGCAAGCGGTCCCTCGATCTGGCTTGGCGCCGACGCCGACATACGGATTCTGGGCACGTCCACCGTCGGCAACAATGCGAGTGCGGACGATACCAACGCCGTACTGATAGGCAATTCGTCGACAGTCACGGTCAACGGCACCATCCAGGCCAAAAGAGGCATTGCGGGCCCGACGCAGGGCACCGGCTCGCCCGGCTTCGCCAATGCAGACATCACGATCGCGCAGGGTGGCAAGATCATCTACAACGGCGCAGAAGGAACTTCCCGCGCGCTCGACGGCCGGGCCGGCAACAACGTCTACAAGATCAGCGGTGAACTTGACGCCACAGCGACCGCGGGCGGCGAGTTGATCGCGGTCGGCAATAACGACAACATCACGCTCAACGCGACCGGCGTGTTGAAGACGCTGTCGTCAGGCGCCGGGGCGATCCGGTACTCGACGGCGACGAACGTCACCGTCACGACCGCTGCCGGTTCCCTCATCGAGACGCACGGCGTCGGCGCCAACAGCATCCTCGTTGGCAGCGGAGCGCATCTCGAGCTTTCCGGTGCGATCCGCTCCTACGGCGATACGGGATCGTCCGGCGCTTTCGGCGGCTTGGGGGTTGATGTCGGCGTCGGCTCCTACGTGTGGCTGAAGAGCACGGGCAGTATCATTACCGGCAACAACAGCGGTCTGGGTAACAAGGGAGATGGCGCGCGCGGGATCACGACCTACGTTTCGGGTACGGCTTCGAACTCGACGATAATCGTCGACGGCAAGGTCGATACGTCCGGGCAGTTCAACGCGCATGGCATCTTCGCCGGCACCGGAGACAACATCACCATCGGTGCGACGGGAACTGTCACGGTCCGTAACAGCGGCTCCTACGCAATCCTGGTGCGCGCAACGACCACCGATGCCAATCATCATGTGACGCTCGATATCGCGGGCCGGGTCGAGCAGCTCAGCACGACGCAGGCGTTGCGCATGCAGGCGGACCAAGGTCCCGATCTCAACGCGGACGTCACCATCGAGCAGGGCGGCACCCTCTATGCCGCTGCCAACCTGGCGTACTCGCAGCCCGACGGCTTGGGCTCGTACGGTGCGGTGATCGACAACCTTGTCGTCAAAGGCACCATCCAGCGCGGTAACAGCGGTAAGGCGATTGACCTGAACGACGGTGCCGACACGATCACGTTGTTCCCCACGTATTCGATTATCGGCGGCGTCGATGGCGGCAGTGCCTCCGCGGGCAGTGATCCGCAAGTCGACACCTTCGCCTTCGACGGCGCGGCCGATACCAACGGCACCTTCGATTTCGGCGCCATCGCCGTTACAAATTTCGAGGCGGGCGCGAAAAAGGGCGCCGGCCACTGGACCCTGACCGGCACGGCCGGCACGGCGATCAACGGATCCTTCGCGGTCGACGCCGGCCTGCTTTCGGTCAACGGCACGATGAACAGCACGGATTTCGTCGTCGCCGCGAACGGCACGCTTGGCGGCAGCGGCACGATCAAGTCGTTTGCGGGTGCCGGCAAGATCGCGCCGGGCAACTCGATCGGCACGCTCACCACCGGCACCGCGACCTTCAGCGCCGGGCAGACGTATGAGGTCGAGCTCGACGACGTCGACAATCACTCCGACAGGGTCGTCGCGACGACCGTCACGATCAATCCGACCGCGATGGTGTCGGTGCTGGTGACGCCCGGCACCTACGCCGACACCAACACATATCTGATCGTCGATGCGACGGGCGGCACGCTGACCGGAACGTTTGCCAACGTCGTCGATAATTCGGCGTTCGTGAATTTCACGCTCGACTACACGCACGACAAGCAGGTGTGGCTGAAGACATCCATCGTCGCCGCGCTGCCCGACGTCGCCGAGACTCCCAACCAGATCGCGGCGGCCGGCGGTATCGACGAGCAGGGACCGAGCACCGCGTTGTTCGATGCGATCCTGCCGCTCGGCGCGGACGCGGCGCGTAACGCGTTCGACCTCTCGTCGGGTGAAATCCACGCGACCCTCGAGGATATCGTCCTCGACGACACGCGCTTCATCCGCGAGGCGGTGTTGCAGCGGCTGAACGATGCGTTCGGCCCCGGCAGCGAGGCCAGCGGCGGGGCCGATCCCGCCCGCCCGAGACTCGCGCTCTGGGCGCAGGGCTTCGGCAGCAGCGGCTCCGGCACGGGCGACGGCAACGCTGCCGGCTACAGCCGCTCGATCGGCGGATTGGTCGCCGGCGTCGATGGCGGCGAACCGGGCGCCTGGCGCGCCGGCGCGGCGGTGAGCTACCAGCGTGCCAGCCTGTCGGTTCCGGATCGCGCGTCGTCGGCCACGGCAGACAGCTTCGCTGTGGCGGCATACGGCGGCGTGGAGAACGGCGCCGTCGCGCTCCGCTTCGGCGGAGCTGCGAGCAGCGGCACGATCGACACGGTGCGGAACGACACCTTCGGCGGCTTCAGCGAGGTTCTCACCGCGCGCTATGGCGCCCGCACCGGGCAGTTGTTCGCCGAGGCCGCCTATCGGGCGAAATTCGGCAATGTCGCCGTCGAGCCGTTCGCCGGCGTTGCCCGCGTGGCGGTCGACACCGATGCCTTCACCGAAGCTGGCGGCGCGGCGGCGCTGACGGCCGCGTCGGAGCACCATGTCATGACGATCGCGAGTTTCGGCGCGCGCTTCGCGGCGCCGCTTCCGGCAACCCATGGGCGCCTGACGGCGCTCGTCGCGTGGCAGCATCGCTTCGGCGATACGACGCCGACGGCGAGCCTCGCATTCGCCGGTGGCTCGGCGTTCACCGTCGCGGGCGTGCCGCGGCAGCGCGACTCGCTCCGCATCGAGGCGGGCATGGAATGGGATATCGGACGGCGCTCGACGCTATCGCTCGCCTATTCCGGGCAGATCGCGTCAGGCGCGTCCGATCATGGCGCCAAGGCGCGGTTCGCGATCCGCTTCTGA
- the rpsD gene encoding 30S ribosomal protein S4, producing MTKRAQAKYKIDRRHGQNIWGRPKSPVNKREYGPGQHGQRRKGKLSDFGTQLRAKQKLKGYYGNISEKQFKNIYYEAIRRTGDTSEHLVGLLESRLDAIVYRAKFVPTVFAARQFVNHGHVQVNGKRVNIASYRAKAGDVISIKDSSKQIALVLEAVQAPERDVPEYISADHSKMTATFLRTPALTDVPYPVHMEPHLVVEFYSR from the coding sequence ATGACCAAGCGCGCGCAAGCGAAGTACAAGATCGACCGACGCCACGGCCAGAATATCTGGGGCCGTCCCAAGAGCCCGGTCAACAAGCGGGAATACGGCCCCGGCCAGCACGGCCAGCGCCGCAAGGGCAAGCTCTCCGATTTCGGCACCCAGCTTCGCGCCAAGCAGAAGCTCAAGGGCTACTACGGCAACATCTCGGAGAAGCAGTTCAAGAACATCTACTACGAGGCAATCCGCCGGACCGGCGACACCTCGGAGCATCTGGTCGGCCTGCTCGAGAGCCGGCTGGACGCGATCGTCTATCGCGCCAAGTTCGTGCCGACCGTGTTCGCGGCGCGCCAGTTCGTCAACCACGGCCACGTGCAGGTGAACGGCAAGCGCGTCAACATTGCGAGCTACCGCGCCAAGGCCGGCGACGTCATCTCGATCAAGGATTCGTCGAAGCAGATCGCGCTCGTGCTCGAGGCCGTGCAGGCGCCGGAGCGCGACGTGCCGGAATACATCAGCGCCGATCACTCCAAGATGACGGCGACATTCCTGCGCACCCCGGCGCTCACCGACGTGCCGTACCCGGTGCACATGGAACCCCACCTGGTGGTCGAATTCTACTCGCGCTAG